The following is a genomic window from Candidatus Poribacteria bacterium.
ATGCGACAAGTCTTGCCCTTTCCAGACGACTCTCCCTGCCAAGGTCGCCGTCATCCGTTTCGCCGTAGCGTCCTCCTGCGCTTGGCAGAAAGCCTCACCGGCAAATCCGATACTGATAACAAGTAGCAAAAGCGTCAAGCGTTTCATTTCCGTTCCTTCATGCTGTTGTTTTGTTGTATTTGATCCTTAACAATATTAACACGTACCACGAATAATTTGCAAATAGAGATTCTCAGGGCAGATTCATTCAATTGTCCACTTGTCTGAATGCATGTCGCATGAATCAGGATTTATAGGATTGAGGGACTGGTAGGATTGCTGTATAAATATGATGTTAACTTAACGGTATATTTTTTAGCAACACACGTTAAAAATGTTACACTAAATGTTACACCCGTGTAACATGTGATGTGTTGCCTATGACGTTAGAGAACCCAGTCCCCGTAAGGGTTCGTTGACGTTTAATTTCCGATTTTTTCTTGTGTGAAAAAAAACGAATTTGGCGAAAAGTGTAACATTTTGCAGGAGTGGGTTAATGGTGTTATTGACACATTCAGTCTTGAGAGATTCACGGCGTAGGTCCTCCTTTGAAGATAGAGATAATATATTATACTATATTTACTAACGGATGGCAAGTTAAAATGTGCTATAAACTCGGAGATAGGAATTGGCAGTAGTTTTAGTCTTTCTTTAATTTTAAACTTTACTATAAATTTGACTTTCATCATTAATATATAGTATAATATTTTTCACATATCTACGCGCGTAGATATGTAATATGTTTTCCATTCTTGGAAAAATTTGCCCACAACACACGCTAATAGGAGACCTTAAGTATGAAAATGAAAGGTTATTCCATCTGTGCTGTTCTGCTGATGTTTTGTATGTCCCTGCCAGCAGTCGCACAGGATGCGCAAGCAGACAATCTACTCGGATGGTGGCTATTTGACAGTGAAAAGGACGAGATCGGTAACTGGAGCGATATAGACCTCCACGGTGCCGAACTCAAAGACGGGCAGCTAATTGTTGAGACAGGAAAATGGGCACACGCACTTGAATACAGCGGCCCCGATATCGAAGAGAAGACTTTGATGACATGGGTCGCATTAGACAGTCTCGCCGCAACCAAAGGTTCGGCACTCACGTTAGATAAAGCCTCTGAAGACCAATTCAACGCCATCGTCTACGCCGAACGCCAACCGAATCAGTGGATGTCAGGCAGCAGTTGGTTCCACCGCACAGAGGACTTTCCAGACGCACACAACGAAAAGAACGAAGGCGAAATGGTCTACTTAGCCTTCACTTATGAAGATAAGGGTGGGACTTACAAGATAACGGGTTACCGTAACGGTGAGAGCCTCGGTAGCTATGAAAAGGGTGAGATCAAAACCTGGCCCACAGATGATGCAGAAATTATCTGGGGTAAACGGCATACAAATGGGCTCGGCGGTCCCGGCGATCTCAACGCACATATTGAGGAATCCCGTATTTACTCCGTTGCATTGACCGAAAATGAAGTTAACGAAATGGAAATCGGAACGCTTTCTGTTGATCCACAAGGCAAGCTCACAACGCGCTGGGCAAAACTTAAAGCGAAGTAGTTTTTGAAGCGTAGGGCAAGGTCCCCGGACCTTCGCCCTACTTTCGTATGGCGTATGTTACCGACAAACTTAGACTGACTCACCAAAACCCAGGGGGTGTTATGAAACGTCGAATAACCCTCTTTCTGATATATATTGGTATTGGTCTCGTTTCTGTTGCTGCCGCCGAGCAGCAAACGTGGACATTCGACGACAATGCCGCAGATTGGACCCCTGCAAACGGTACGTGGGAAGTAGAAGACGGGGTCTATAAACAGACAACGCGCTATGGTGAGGCGCAAAAAACGTTAGCAAATGGGGCAGAATGGACAGACCACACCGTAAAAGCAAAAGTCCGTATTGAGGCAGGACACTGGGCAGGGATCGTCTTTCGCGCACAAAATGAATTTGAATACTACGTCTATCTCATCTGTCCGAAGGAGAATAAATCTGAGTTGTGGAGACACCGCCGCAGCACCGCTTTTAAAGACGGATTTGAAGGACGCGACGAGATTGAACACGATATCGCACCTATCGGACTGACACTCACCCGAAACGAATGGTTTATGCTCAGTGCAACCCTTGAAGGCAGCCGAATCGCACTCGCTATTAATGGCATAGAGCAAGCCGTATTTTTTGATGACACGTATCCGCGCGGTAGAGTCGGGGTCTGGACATGGGATACGCAAGCCAGTTTTGATGATGTCAGTGTCAACGGTGTGACAACAACGTCTCTCACGGCGGTCGAACCTAACGGAAAACTCGCAACATCGTGGGCGACACTAAAGCGAATCGCGGACCGCAAACCGCAAACCGCGAATAGCAGATAGCAAACAGCGAATCGCGAACAACGAATCGCGAACAACGAATACAGGAGGATTTTAATGGCAAATGTAGGAAGTGCTGCACCGGATTTTACACTCCAGGGTGCGGTTAACCAAGAAGATGTTGAAGTTTCATTGAGCGACTATGCGGGTAAAAATTTAGTCGTGCTTTTCTACCCACTCGCTTTTTCCCCAGTCTGTGCTGAACAGGTGCCGGATTTCAACGAAAAATTGGATGCGATTCAGGCGAAAGGTGCTGAGGTCGTCGCTATCAATCGGGATTCAACCTTCGCGCATAAGGCGTGGAGCGAAGTACTCGGTGGTGTCGATTTTCCACTGCTTGCTGATATGAACCTTGAGGTATCCAAAGAGTTCGGTATGGCACTTGAAGAGGTTGGTATTACCACGCGCGGTGTGTTTATCGTTGATAAATCAGGAAACATTGCCTTCAAACACGTTGAGGCTGCGCCGCCGGAGAATACCTTGACTGCCGAACAGGTTTTGGGCGAGTTAGACAAACTGCAATAGACACGCCAGTATCGCAGGCGAGGTCTTTATCGCGTATAAGCGAAAAAGCGGGTATTTGGTAAAACTTGCAAGCATTTGCTGCACATCATGCTAACACCCGCTTTTTGATTTTACATTGAAAATGGGAATCCCGGTGTGTTATTATACTTATTAAGGAAACTTCTTAACCAATAACTTATACCAATTCTAATTGATAATTCCTCTTAAAAGGTTGGCTATTTTTCAGCACTGCTCGGTGCGGTTAGAAACCGCACCTACTGGGTGTGACGTGAGTGGGTTCGGTTAATGCGAGATAAACTTTTAGAAATGGTATTATAACCAATAACAAATGCGGGTGTAGCTCAGCGGTAGAGCGTCAGCTTCCCAAGCTGAGGGTCGCGGGTTCAATTCCCGTCACCCGCTTGACTATCCTTTGTAGTAGATTTTAGAATTAATTTCACACTTCGTATCGGTGCGGTTAGGAAACCGCACCTATCAGGGGATGTTTGAGAATGTAAAAGTATTTACGGGATCTACTATAAAATTGTGTAGAACTGAGGAAAATCATGTCACAAAACCGACGACTGACGAAAGAAGAAATCCAAGAAGATAAATTTATTGAAGGCGTACTGGAAGTCTATGCCTTCCTGCGGCGCAATCTGCGGACGATTGTTATTATAGTAGGTGTCATCGTTGTTGCCGTCGCAGGTTATGCAGCATACCATCAGAACCAAGAGAATCGCCGCGCCGAAGCAACCGTTGCTCTCCGTCAGGCTACCGAAGTCTATCAAACAGCAGAAGAGAGCCTTTTCGATACCGAGAAATTGGCTGAAAGTGAAGAATCACTTAAGACGGCACAGACGCAACTTCAAGAGATTTATGAGGCATATCCGAATTCAACTTTTAGTGACAAAGCGCGCTACCAATCCGCAAAGACGCTCTATTATCAACAAAACTACCCAGAAGCCCGGGCGCAATTCCAACAAATCATTGACCAGCACCAACCCGAAAATCAAATCTATAGTCTATATGCCCAAAAAGCGATAGGCAACACCTACGAACAAGAAGGTAATTACGAAGCCGCCATCGCTGCGTATCAAGCGAAGGCGTTCCCGCCGACACCGCAACTCTCACCGGAAATTCGGCAGTTCGTCCTCGCCAGTGCCAAATTTAACCAAGCCCTCGCTTATGAGAGGTCTGGTGATCCAGACGCTGCAGGTGCGGCATATAAAGAAATTATAGATGAATTCCGAACCACACTTGAGGCAGGAATTACCCAGAAAAGCCGTGAGCTCATCGAGGAAGCGAAAGTTGTTATCGCAGCGATTGGCGAACCGTTAGATATATCGGGGGCACAAACCCTCGAAAACGAAAAACAGTACTATGATGCTTACGTTGCGTATACGGACGCAATTCGGACCTATAAAGTGAACAAAGATATCACAGGTGGACTCACCTCTGAACTCCGAAAGCAGATTGGCAGCTTTGAAAAAGAGGCAATGGAAGTAATAAGTAACGTTCAAAACGCCCGTCGCGCCGATGAAGAAGGCAGAGAAAGTTCGGCATTGTATAGTTACGATCTCGTTGTTGAATTTGAAAAACTCGGATTAAGCCGTCGGCTCTATGAAAACGCACTTCTTCATCACAAACGGCTTGGATCTGCCCAATAATTTTTATTTTCTAAGGAGCAGTAATGACACATAAATATAGCCTCATACCTTTTTTTGCCGCTAAGACCATTAAGTTCACACTTTTGAGCCTGTGCTGCTTATGCCTCATCACTCTCACTTCGCCACTCAATGCCGAACCTACTGGACAATTGGCTTATGCAGTCAACGGGTTCGACGAGAACTTAGGACGCTTCGATTGGAATCTCTACGCTACTGCTCTCAGAGGCACTAAAGATTTCACAGCCATCCCTTTGAACCACAAAGGCATGTACCCGTCTTGGGGACCCAACGGTGATTTACTCTATTTCATCCAGCGCGATAAAGGACACTCTGATGTCTACTCCATTAATCCTGACAATCCAAAGAATAAGAAACTCGTTACCCCCATTTCTGGCACATACCGCTTTCTTTCTGCATCTCCCAACGGCAGACAACTCGCTTTCAATGGTTATACCGTAGACCAGCTGCCTCAAGAAAACCAGATTTGGGTTCTCGACATCGAAAGTGGGGAAATGGAAGTGATGACACAGGTGCCACACCTCGGATGGCCCTATTCATTCTGGGGAATCTCTTGGTCCCCTAACGGAAAGCGGCTCGCTTTTTCACTCTCCAGACCGGGGTGGTTGGAGCATCTCTACCTTTTAGATGTCGAAACCAAAGAGATAGAAGTTTTGACTGAACTCAATAAAGATTTTTATCCCGTCTGGGCACCTGGCGGCGATCGCATCCTTTTCCTCAGATGGAATAGAGAGTTCGATACCTTTTGCACAATTGACATTGAAACCAAAGAGATTGTACCGTTGTTTGATGTCGATAAAGCCACAGGCTATTGGGGCGACTGGTCGCCTGAAGGGGACTACATAGCCTATTCTCGGTGGGGATCGGTTTATCTTTATGACTTCGCTACCGATGAAACACAAGAAATTGTCGAGGTTGA
Proteins encoded in this region:
- a CDS encoding DUF1080 domain-containing protein, whose translation is MKRRITLFLIYIGIGLVSVAAAEQQTWTFDDNAADWTPANGTWEVEDGVYKQTTRYGEAQKTLANGAEWTDHTVKAKVRIEAGHWAGIVFRAQNEFEYYVYLICPKENKSELWRHRRSTAFKDGFEGRDEIEHDIAPIGLTLTRNEWFMLSATLEGSRIALAINGIEQAVFFDDTYPRGRVGVWTWDTQASFDDVSVNGVTTTSLTAVEPNGKLATSWATLKRIADRKPQTANSR
- a CDS encoding redoxin domain-containing protein; translation: MANVGSAAPDFTLQGAVNQEDVEVSLSDYAGKNLVVLFYPLAFSPVCAEQVPDFNEKLDAIQAKGAEVVAINRDSTFAHKAWSEVLGGVDFPLLADMNLEVSKEFGMALEEVGITTRGVFIVDKSGNIAFKHVEAAPPENTLTAEQVLGELDKLQ
- a CDS encoding tetratricopeptide repeat protein; protein product: MSQNRRLTKEEIQEDKFIEGVLEVYAFLRRNLRTIVIIVGVIVVAVAGYAAYHQNQENRRAEATVALRQATEVYQTAEESLFDTEKLAESEESLKTAQTQLQEIYEAYPNSTFSDKARYQSAKTLYYQQNYPEARAQFQQIIDQHQPENQIYSLYAQKAIGNTYEQEGNYEAAIAAYQAKAFPPTPQLSPEIRQFVLASAKFNQALAYERSGDPDAAGAAYKEIIDEFRTTLEAGITQKSRELIEEAKVVIAAIGEPLDISGAQTLENEKQYYDAYVAYTDAIRTYKVNKDITGGLTSELRKQIGSFEKEAMEVISNVQNARRADEEGRESSALYSYDLVVEFEKLGLSRRLYENALLHHKRLGSAQ